A DNA window from Anastrepha obliqua isolate idAnaObli1 chromosome 5, idAnaObli1_1.0, whole genome shotgun sequence contains the following coding sequences:
- the LOC129247592 gene encoding 60S ribosomal protein L37a has translation MAKRTKKVGIVGKYGTRYGASLRKMVKKMEVTQHSKYTCTFCGKDSMKRACVGIWSCKRCKRVVAGGAWVYSTTAAASVRSAVRRLRETKEQ, from the exons ATG GCCAAACGCACTAAGAAGGTTGGAATCGTGGGTAAATATGGTACCCGTTATGGTGCTTCGCTTCgtaaaatggtgaaaaagatGGAAGTGACGCAACATTCCAAATACACCTGTACTTTCTGCGGCAAG gaCTCAATGAAGCGTGCTTGCGTTGGTATCTGGTCCTGCAAACGGTGCAAGCGTGTAGTTGCCGGTGGTGCATGGGTGTACTCGACCACTGCTGCCGCATCTGTCCGCTCAGCTGTTCGTCGTTTGCGCGAAACCAAGGAACAATAA